One Natrinema longum genomic window, TCGTGGGAGACCCGCGAGTCGGAACAACAGACCGCGACGACGGACGGGTGCTGGCCGGTCTGGACGTCCGCGAAGTACTCCTCGGGCAGCGACTCGACGTGGCGGCGGTTGCCGGCGAGTAACCGCTCGAGGGTATCGCGATCGGTTCCCATACTCGAGCTACATGAACGGTGATGAAAAAGGTTCGACCCCAGTGTCCCATCGTGGGAAGACGGCTATCGCGCCGACGCCTCGAGGTTCCGCGAGCCAAATATTCACCTATGACCGTCTCGATAAGTGGGTATGGAAGAAACCAGACAGTGGCAACTTGCAAGTCGACCCGTCGGCGAACCAACTCACAACAACTTCGAGCTCGTCACCGTCGACCGGCCCGAACCGGACAACGGCGAGGTACTGGTCGAGACGCTATATCAATCAGTCGACCCGTACATGCGCGGGCGCATGCGCGACGCGGAATCGTACGCCGAACCCTGGGACGTCGGCGACCCGATGAAAGCCAGCGTCGTCGGCGAAGTCCTCGAGTCCAACAGCGGCCGGTTCGCCGAGGGCGATATCGTCACTGGTGACCTCCTCTGGGCGGAGCACGCCGTTGCGGACGCGAACGAACTCCAGCGAGTCAACCCCGACCACGGACCGATCTCGACCGCGCTGGGCGTCCTCGGAATGCCCGGCGTCACGGCCTACTGGGGGCTGAACGACGTCGGTGATCCGAAACCCGGCGACACGGTGGTCGTCTCCGCCGCTGCGGGCGCGGTCGGCTCCGTCGTCGGCCAACTCGCCCGCCTCGCGGGTGCACGAGTTGTCGGTACCGCCGGAAGCGAGGCGAAGATCAACTGGCTCACCGACGACCTCGGCTTCGACGCCGCGATCAACTACAAGGAGACCGACGACCTCTCGGCCGCGATCGACGAGGCCTGCCCCGACGGCGTCGACGTCTACTTCGACAACGTCGGCGGCCCGATCACCGACGCCGTCTGGCCCCGGTTGAACGTCGACGCCCGCGTCGCGGTCTGTGGCCAGATCGCGCTCTACAACGCAACCGAGGTCCCGACCGGCCCGCGGAAACTCGCCAAACTCATCGAGTCCCGCGCGACGGTCCAAGGGCTCCTCGTCAGCGACTACCAGCCCCGGTGGGGCGAGGCCCTCGAGCGGCTCTCGACGTTCGTCCAGAACGGCGACGTGCAGTACCGCGAAAACGTCGTCGAGGGCTTCGAGAACGCACCCGACGCGTTCCTCGGCCTGTTCGAGGGCGACAACATCGGGAAGCAACTGGTTCAGGTCGCCGAGTACGACCGCTAACTCCGATTCCCGTCTCGACTGTGGCAGGCGCTGTCGCCGGGTTCGGTCCCATCACGTAGACCGGAATCGGACTCTCGTTACCGAATCCAACGGGTTCGCGAAGCCTCTCCTTGCCGTCCGTTTCCCGAACGGCTAGCGACCTCTAACCGGTATGGCTCATGCGTCTCGCTCGCGACACGATTGTCGGTGCCTCGAGCCTAGATTAGTTACGATACCCGTCCCATCGAGACGACCAGCTGGCCACTGTCTCAAAAGTACCCTACCTTGGCCACCGACACGGTATCGCGTCGATTTCCCGGGATTCATCGTTGACGATAAATATTCCTCCGATCGGGTTGCTCGAAGAGCGACCGAACACGTCGATCGATATCCCACTTGGAACGTGACTCTCAGCGCTTTCAGTGAGCGGGCAGGCGACGGTCGTTTGCTAGCGTATCAGATACGACTTCTCTGTATCCTACTCTTTTTTCCACCAGTTCTCGGAATGTTTATATTATGGTGGCCCGAAGCACTGATATGTACGATCTCACTGGCTTCCAGCGTGATCTGCTGTACGTAATCGCCGGGCAGGACGACCCACACGGACTCGCGATCAAAGCGGAACTCGAAGAGTACTACGAGAAAGAGATCCATCACGGCCGACTCTATCCCAACCTCGACGATATCGTCGACAAGGGCCTCGTCGAGAAAGGGGAACTCGACCAACGGACGAATTACTACACGATCACGGCTCGTGGCCGGCGTGAACTCGACGCCCGGCGAGAGTGGGAAAACCAGTACGTTGGCGATCGTCTTTCAGACTCGGA contains:
- a CDS encoding NADP-dependent oxidoreductase, whose protein sequence is MEETRQWQLASRPVGEPTHNNFELVTVDRPEPDNGEVLVETLYQSVDPYMRGRMRDAESYAEPWDVGDPMKASVVGEVLESNSGRFAEGDIVTGDLLWAEHAVADANELQRVNPDHGPISTALGVLGMPGVTAYWGLNDVGDPKPGDTVVVSAAAGAVGSVVGQLARLAGARVVGTAGSEAKINWLTDDLGFDAAINYKETDDLSAAIDEACPDGVDVYFDNVGGPITDAVWPRLNVDARVAVCGQIALYNATEVPTGPRKLAKLIESRATVQGLLVSDYQPRWGEALERLSTFVQNGDVQYRENVVEGFENAPDAFLGLFEGDNIGKQLVQVAEYDR
- a CDS encoding PadR family transcriptional regulator, encoding MYDLTGFQRDLLYVIAGQDDPHGLAIKAELEEYYEKEIHHGRLYPNLDDIVDKGLVEKGELDQRTNYYTITARGRRELDARREWENQYVGDRLSDSE